The segment CCACTAACTCCTATAAGCGACTGGTTCCTGGGTTTGAAGCACCCGTTAACTTGGCCTATTCCCAAGGAAACCGTTCTGCTTCTATTCGGATTCCCTTGTCTGGACCGAATCCTAAAGCGAAGCGGTTAGAGTTCCGTTGTCCTGATGCTACCTGTAACCCCTATTTGGCTTTTGCAGCGATGCTTTGTGCCGGAATTGATGGGATTAAGAATGAAATTGATCCAGGGGAGTCCTTAGACGTAGATATCTACGATCTCAGTCCCGAAGAGTTGAGCAAGATTCCTTCGACTCCTGGTTCTCTTGAAGCAGCGTTAGAAGCGTTGGAAAAAGACCACAGTTTCTTAACCGATACGGGAGTCTTTACCGAAGATTTCATCGAGAATTGGATTGAATACAAACTCGACAATGAGGTTAACCCCATGCGGTTACGTCCCCATCCCTATGAGTTTGCGCTTTACTATGATGTGTAAGCGATAATTGAGCAATTTGTTACAGAAACTGCCACCTAAGTAGGTGGCAATTTTTTTCAATTTAATAAGTCGTCTATATTATCCGCAAAAGGAGAAAAATCGGGAAAATTAGCATCATATTCGATTCGCATATTTTCTACGGCTTCTTGATAACAATCTAGATAAATATCAGTTAATAAATTTCGTAAACTAGGAGACTCCTTAAGTAAATCTTTGAGCTTAGAATGAGTACGCTTAATCGTTAATTCCCAACCTCGATAACACTCAGGCAAGGGGACATAGTGACGCTTTAATAAATGCTCAAATAAGGTAATTAAACGGCGTTTTAACTCTCTTTTATCGCGTTTTCCCAAGGATTCAACTTCCTCGATTAAATTTTCTAAATCAACCTGGGATAAATTCCCTGATTTTAATTGTTTAACCGTTTCCTCGATCCATAAAGCAAAATCTTGATCGTAGAGGGTTTTTACCCTGGATAAAGACATCATTTTGACCTTCAACAACAAAATTATTCAAGCGATCGCACTTTAATAAAACTAACAAACTTTTTCACTAAATCAGGGTTACGCCATCCTTTTTCCGCTTCTTCGGTGAGGATCTTGAGTGCCTCTTCAGGACTTAGAGCTTGTTTATAGGGTCTTTTACTGGTTAATGCGTCGTAAATATCAAGAATTTGGAAGACTTGCGCTAACCAAGGGATATCATCGCCAGATAATCCATCTGGATATCCTGTCCCGTTCCACCGTTCATGGTGATGACGAATAATTTGGGGAATACCGCGACGGTTTTGCAAGGGTTTACAAATCTGTTCCCCGATCAAAACGTGCTGTTTAATCAATTCTCGTTCTGTGGCAGTTAATTCGCCTTTTTTGAGCAAAACCGCATCAGGAATCATTACCGTGCCAATATCGTGCAGATGGGCTGCTAAAATTAAATCATTAATGTCCACAGGACTGAGATTCAGATACTCACCAAAGGTTTGCGCTAGTTGGTCAACGCGAGCACAGGAACTTCCTTCTTGAGAGTAACGTTTCTCAATGGCTTGAGCAATTAAAAATAACACCTGTTGCATCTGATCGAGCCATTCATAGAGCCGCTTGCGCTGCACTAACAATTCGACTTCTGGCAAAAGTACCATCCGTTCTAAGGGTTTGCTCAAAAAACCATCGGCCTGAACTTCTTGACTTCTCAGACGCGATTGATTATCGTCAACGACCGTCATTAAAATAATGGGAATAGTTTGCGTTTGTTGATCCTGTTTTAGTTGCTGGCATAGATCAAACCCATTGTAATTAGGCATTTTGACATCTAATAGAATCAAATCGGGAGCATTGGCCAGAATTGCTTCGACTACATCAGCACTGCCATCAGTTTCAATGACGTTATAACCATCTGAATTGAGCAAGTCCACTGCCATCATACGGCTAAAAGGATGGTCATCGACTACTAAAATTTTTGCCGGTTGAGAACTTCCAAAAATATCCACAGAATTTGCGTTAATTAAATCTACTGAATAATTTTTAATCAAGGAGCTAATCATTACTAATATTATTTTAGCTAATTTAATTGGTGATTAAAATCTAACGAGTTTAACTGAGATTTTCCAGAGAAATTATACGGAACCTAGTTAAGTAACTAAGTTACCTCTGTAAGATTTGTCCAGCGTTTTTTCCACTGGCTAGTGGTTTCTACACAACTACCTTGTTGTTCAGTCCGCCGTCGTTCATGAATTAGGATAGAAGAATCTTCCAGGGAAGGATCTCGGTAGGGAATAGAGGCTTTTGTCTGTAAGTGCTCATCCTCTTGCTGAGAGAGGGGCTCCAAGTCTTGACGATTAAATGAGGCAACAGTTCCAGGCGATCGCCGTCCAACTCCCCTTGTTGACCCTATCCCTAATCCGGCCATTTGTAAAGCGACTCTGACCGCAGCCGCGCTGGAATAGGTAGCTAAGCGTCCTTGGGGATGTAAGCACTGAGTAACTAGATTAAGAAATTCTACTGTCCACAACTGGGGACATTTCGGCGGGGAAAAGGGATCAAGGAATATAGCATCGGCTTGAAATCCTAACTTTTTAACGGTTTGAATCGTTTTTCTAGCATCTCCTACTAATAGGTTTCCTTTGAATTTTCGTAACTCTACTTGATGATTGTTAAGTAAACTTTCTAAATACTCAGGAATAGGACTAATCCATTGTTTTAGTAACTGATACTCAATGGCTTTTAAAGGGACAATTGGATCATTTTCTAGGGCAATTAATTCGATATTACAGTCAGGATTTACTGACCAAATAGCTTCTAAGGCTGCTGCTGTATTATAACCTAATCCATAGCAAATATCAAGGATTTTTAGGGTGGTTTGAACCTCGGCTTTTTTCTTTAATTGGCAAGGTTTAACAAATTTTTCTTCGGCTTCTTGTTTAGCACCAGAATTAGAATGAAATAATTCCTCAAATTCTGGGGAAAAAAAGGTATAAGAACCATCATTAGTCAATTGGGGTGTAAACATAGCAAAGGGTACTGGAGATTAATGAAGTCAGAAGTTAGAAGCCAGAAGTTATTTTTGTACCGAGGATTTATGCTTCGCTCCAAAAACTTTCTGCGTTAAAAGACAAGGGTTTAGACCCAATTATCTTGATAATTTTGATTAATTGCTTGATTGCTTTACTTTATTAATCCATCTTTGATTTTGGCTTAATATTTGGGAATAGGGTATATCTGTGTCGAACACTAAATCTACCACAAACGGTTTAAAGAAATCAGGAAAATACTTGTTTAATAACCTACCCAAAACTAAACGAAAGAAAAATTCTGCTATTAATAGCTTACCTTTTCGAGGAAAACAATAATCTGATAATTCTTGAACAGCATGAGCATCAAAAATCCTTTGCTTAGAAAACTCAGGTAATACTTTTTGCCAATTATCATCATACTGATCCAATAAATGATTCAATATTAGCACATCTTGCAAAGAAGAATTACAGCCTTGACCCATGGAAGGGGAAACGGCATGAGCGGCATCACCAATAAGTAAAATAGCATGATTGTCATGAAAGCGATCGCAACGGATAGTTATGGGTCTACCTACTGGACTTTTTAACAAAATTTCTGCTTGTTCTTTAGATAACAACGGAGCAAATATGGGAAAATTTTGCTCAAAAAAATCTAATACTTGGGAGGAAGTTAATAAGTCCTCAAAAGGATTTTGATCAGCAGGAAAAAGAATGACTCCCTTGAGTTGATTATCGGGTTGTGGGACTAAAAGAATGCGGGTATTATTCCCCATATTAGAGGTATGTATTAGGTCAGATTCTAAAGCTATACCCAGTTCTGAATTGAGGCGATTTAAACACAGAGATTTATAGGAATCAGGGACATATTGTTGATGGCATTGTAGTCCCCTTTGAGCATTCAAATAGTTTCTAACGCGGGAGTTAGCTCCATCGGCTCCTATCAAGATATCGTAGTTAACTGTGAAGCTATCTCCGGTCTGGGGTTGTAGGGTAATTATATGAGCAGGACTATCGATCTGAATCGCTTCGCAACCAAAATGGATTTTTAACTGTTCTGAGGAATAATTGTCGAGCAATTTTTGGTAAAAAATAGCCACTAAACGATTACGATCAATAGTCAAAATAGGATTGTTGCGCTTAATATTTCGAGGTTTCCCTCGCTTTCGATAAATGAGGGTTCCGCGACAGAAAATACTGTTAGCAATAATGGCTTCTTCTAAACCGGGAATCATGCGTATAGCTTTTCTGCCGCGTTCTTGGAGAGAGAGGGGAAAAGTTCGATAAGCCGTTATCTCGGTTATATCCTGAAGACGACGAGATTCATAGATTTCAATCTGATACTTTCCTCGGCTCAATAAATAATGAGCCAACAGCAATCCCGCCGGTCCTGCTCCGATAATGACAACTTTTTTGAGCATTGGGTTGATCTACAAACTAATTTTACAAACACTATCTCAACCGAAATCATTTAAGTAGTGAGTGTACAATTGAATTTTACCAGAAATGTAAAGGGAGAGAGATGGCCAAAAAAATCCTAAATACTGAACAAATTCGCCGTATTGTTACCCGTTTAGCCTCTCAAGTCATCGAAAAGTCGGGGGATCTCTCTCAATTGGTACTTCTGGGGATTTATACTAGGGGAGTCAGTCTTGCTAATCTGATTGCTCAGCAAATCGAGAGTTTAGAAGGGATTAAAGTCCCTGTTGGGGCTGTTGATGTAACATTTTACCGTGATGACCTCGATCGCATCAAAACCCGTACCCCGGCAAAAACGAAAATTCCCTTTGATTTAACCGGAAAAACGGTAGTATTAGTGGATGATGTTATCTATAAAGGACGGACTATCCGAGCGGCTTTAAATGCGGTGACTGAATACGGACGACCCCAAGTGATACGATTATTAGTCTTGGTTGATCGCGGTCATCGAGAGTTACCCATTCACCCTGATTTTACGGGAAAAAAACTGCCTACCGCCAAAGAAGAACAGGTTAAAGTGTATTTACAAGACACGGATGGTAGGGATGCGGTAGAGTTAATTAGAGAATAGTGGATAGTGGATAGTGGATAGTGAACAGTCATAAACAAAAGGATTAAATTAACAAAATGAGTGCAGAAATTATTTGTGTGGGAACGGAGCTATTATTGGGGGATATTCTTAATAGTAATTCTCAATTTTTAGCGAAAGAATTAGCTCGGTTAGGCATTCCCCATTATTATCAAACGGTTGTCGGCGATAATCCCAGTCGGTTAAAACAAGTGATTGAAATTGCCAGTAATCGGGCTTCTATTTTAATTTTCACTGGGGGATTAGGACCAACTCCTGATGATTTAACCACAGAAACGATCGCTGATTTTTTCAACACTCCTCTAGTGGAACGTCCCGAAATTATTGAAGATATGAGTCGGAAATTCGCAGCACGAGGGCGAACCATGACGGATAATAACCGTAAACAGGCGTTACTCCCCCAAGGGGCTGATATTTTACCTAATCCTTTGGGAACGGCTCCGGGTTTGTTGTGGCAACCTCGCCCGAATTTAACCCTAATGACTTTCCCTGGAGTCCCCTCGGAAATGAAGCGGATGTGGCAAGAAACGGCGATTCCTTACTTGAAAAACCAAGGTTGGGGCAAAGAAATCATTTTTAGCCGTATGCTGCGTTTTAGGGGCATTGGTGAGTCAGCCTTGGCCGCGAAGGTATCCCAATTTTTTGACCTAACTAATCCTACGGTAGCTCCCTATGCGTCGTTAGGGGAAGTTCGTCTGCGGGTGTCGGCTAAAACAAGGTCAGAACAGGAGGCGATCGCCCTAATTGACCCCGTTGCCCAAGAATTGCAAAAAATCGCCGGATTGGACTATTATGGCTCTGATGATGAGACGTTAGCTTCTGTTGTGGGGAGTGTATTGCGGCAAAAGGGAGAGACGGTGAGTGTCGCGGAGTCGTGTACAGCAGGGGGGTTAGGTTCGGTTCTAACGTCTGTTGCAGGGAGTTCGGACTATTTTCGGGGGGGGATTATTGCCTATGATAATTCGGTGAAAGTGGATTTATTAGGGGTTAATTCGGCAGATTTAGAGCAATATGGAGCGGTTAGTGATATTGTCGCACAACAAATGGCTCTGGGGGTTAAACAACGCTTGGGGACTGACTGGGGAGTGAGTATAACGGGAGTTGCGGGGCCTGGTGGGGGGACGGACACAAAACCTGTGGGGTTGGTGTATGTTGGGTTAGCGGATAGTCAGGGAAAGGTGGAGAGTTTTGAATGTCGGTTTGGGACGGAACGCGATCGGGAAATGGTGCGATCGCTAAGTGCTTATACTGCGTTGGATCACTTACGTCGGAAATTGTTGGTTAGATAGGCATTTTTTTACACCACTATACTGAAGTTAGCGATAAATAACTCTATAAAAAATCTAAATTTTTTATAGAGTTAGGGTTTGCTGAGTTTGACTAATTGTCTATTGAAAAATTAAAGCTCATTTTATAGCATTGCAGATAGAGCAAAACAGCTTAGAAATTGCTGTTTTGTGAGTTAGTTGTATGGCTAAATTCTGAAGAGGAACTAAAGATGAAAAATCAGTATCATGCTTTACTGAAGTTCGGGTTAATTCTCCTTATTAGTCTGACTTGTTTCATTCAACCTGTTAAAGCTACTACCCAAATTTCTGCTAATGTTAAAGACTCAGAACTTTTTGATCAAGGAATAGAACATATCGAAAATAATGATTATGAACAAGCATTATCTGATTTAACGCAAGTGATTAATTTAGGCAGTGCTTTGACCCCGTCTGCTTATAGTAATCGATGTTTAGTTAATCTGCAATTAAATAACAATCAAGCAGCTAAATTAGACTGTACCGAAGCGATTAAACTTAATCCTAATAATACCGAAGCTTATCTCAATAGAGGACTTGCTGAATATCGATTAGGCAATTATGAACAAGCATTAGAACAGTATCAAAAAGTTGTTGAAAGAGATGCCGATGATTATAGATCTCATTATAATCAAGGATTGGTTAATTTTGCCTTAGAACGTTATGAAATAGCCTTACAAAATTACGAAAAAGCATTAGCTTCAACTCGGTTAATCTCTGATTCAGCAAAAGGAATTATTTATTACGATCGCGCGTTAGTGCAGTTAAAACTCGACAATATTCAGCAGGCGATCGCCGATTTTACTGAGGCGATTAACTTAGACAATCTCAATGACAAAGCTTACTATAATCGAGCCTATGCTTACCAAAAAATTAAGAACTATCGAGCAGCGATCGCTGACTTTTCCGAAGTCATTGCATTAAATCATGACTTTACTCCATCTTATCTTAATCGAGGGAAATTATACTATATTTTGGGACGCTATCAAACCGCTTTAAAAGATTTTAAGATTGCCCTTAATCAGTTTAAACAACAGGGCAAAATGACTGCTTATCAACAAACACTTGCCTTAATTAATCAGTTCAAACAGAACTTCTCTCACTATCATCGTAGCCTTTATGCTTAAAAATAGGGTGGGCAAATCAGAGATTGATCTGGACTACCCGTAAAGTAGAAAACTTTGCCCATCCTACAAAACTAATTTTTAATGTGCCTTTAACAAACAGTCCCTTTAAAGCTACGGTGGTCAATACCCACCTTAACAAATTCAAAATTTATATTAATTTTAGTGAAGAAAATTAACATTATGTATTGTAGCAAGTTAACCCCAAGAGTAGCAAGATAAGATAAAAGAAATCGGCACTAATATCGATTTTAAAAATGACAAGAAGGAGTCATTTTTATGACGAAGATGAGGAGAAAAAAGATGTTTTGTGAACAATGCGAACAAACCGCTAGTGGTAACGGTTGTCATCAATGGGGAGCTTGTGGTAAAAGTCCTGAAGTTAATGCAGTTCAAGACTTATTAGTATACTGTTTACGGGGACTTGCTCCTGTTGTTTTAAAAGCTAAAGAATTAGGAATATCAACCCATCAAGCCGATGTTTTCACGGGGGAAGCGTTATTTGCGACGATGACAAATGTTAACTTTGACAAAAAACGCTTTACTAAATATATTCGGGATTGTATTACCATTCGGGAACAATTAAAAGCAGCCATTAATCAACCCGTTGCTTGGACAGATATCTGCTGTTATCAACCTAATTTTAACGAAAGTTTAGTCGAACAAGGTCAAAATGTAGCTTTAACATTAATCAGTCAAGCTACCAATAACCTTGATATTTTTTCCTTGAAATTAA is part of the Rippkaea orientalis PCC 8801 genome and harbors:
- a CDS encoding tetratricopeptide repeat protein, coding for MKNQYHALLKFGLILLISLTCFIQPVKATTQISANVKDSELFDQGIEHIENNDYEQALSDLTQVINLGSALTPSAYSNRCLVNLQLNNNQAAKLDCTEAIKLNPNNTEAYLNRGLAEYRLGNYEQALEQYQKVVERDADDYRSHYNQGLVNFALERYEIALQNYEKALASTRLISDSAKGIIYYDRALVQLKLDNIQQAIADFTEAINLDNLNDKAYYNRAYAYQKIKNYRAAIADFSEVIALNHDFTPSYLNRGKLYYILGRYQTALKDFKIALNQFKQQGKMTAYQQTLALINQFKQNFSHYHRSLYA
- a CDS encoding DUF29 domain-containing protein, producing the protein MSLSRVKTLYDQDFALWIEETVKQLKSGNLSQVDLENLIEEVESLGKRDKRELKRRLITLFEHLLKRHYVPLPECYRGWELTIKRTHSKLKDLLKESPSLRNLLTDIYLDCYQEAVENMRIEYDANFPDFSPFADNIDDLLN
- a CDS encoding tRNA (5-methylaminomethyl-2-thiouridine)(34)-methyltransferase MnmD: MFTPQLTNDGSYTFFSPEFEELFHSNSGAKQEAEEKFVKPCQLKKKAEVQTTLKILDICYGLGYNTAAALEAIWSVNPDCNIELIALENDPIVPLKAIEYQLLKQWISPIPEYLESLLNNHQVELRKFKGNLLVGDARKTIQTVKKLGFQADAIFLDPFSPPKCPQLWTVEFLNLVTQCLHPQGRLATYSSAAAVRVALQMAGLGIGSTRGVGRRSPGTVASFNRQDLEPLSQQEDEHLQTKASIPYRDPSLEDSSILIHERRRTEQQGSCVETTSQWKKRWTNLTEVT
- a CDS encoding HD domain-containing phosphohydrolase: MISSLIKNYSVDLINANSVDIFGSSQPAKILVVDDHPFSRMMAVDLLNSDGYNVIETDGSADVVEAILANAPDLILLDVKMPNYNGFDLCQQLKQDQQTQTIPIILMTVVDDNQSRLRSQEVQADGFLSKPLERMVLLPEVELLVQRKRLYEWLDQMQQVLFLIAQAIEKRYSQEGSSCARVDQLAQTFGEYLNLSPVDINDLILAAHLHDIGTVMIPDAVLLKKGELTATERELIKQHVLIGEQICKPLQNRRGIPQIIRHHHERWNGTGYPDGLSGDDIPWLAQVFQILDIYDALTSKRPYKQALSPEEALKILTEEAEKGWRNPDLVKKFVSFIKVRSLE
- a CDS encoding FAD-dependent oxidoreductase — encoded protein: MLKKVVIIGAGPAGLLLAHYLLSRGKYQIEIYESRRLQDITEITAYRTFPLSLQERGRKAIRMIPGLEEAIIANSIFCRGTLIYRKRGKPRNIKRNNPILTIDRNRLVAIFYQKLLDNYSSEQLKIHFGCEAIQIDSPAHIITLQPQTGDSFTVNYDILIGADGANSRVRNYLNAQRGLQCHQQYVPDSYKSLCLNRLNSELGIALESDLIHTSNMGNNTRILLVPQPDNQLKGVILFPADQNPFEDLLTSSQVLDFFEQNFPIFAPLLSKEQAEILLKSPVGRPITIRCDRFHDNHAILLIGDAAHAVSPSMGQGCNSSLQDVLILNHLLDQYDDNWQKVLPEFSKQRIFDAHAVQELSDYCFPRKGKLLIAEFFFRLVLGRLLNKYFPDFFKPFVVDLVFDTDIPYSQILSQNQRWINKVKQSSN
- the pyrR gene encoding bifunctional pyr operon transcriptional regulator/uracil phosphoribosyltransferase PyrR; translation: MAKKILNTEQIRRIVTRLASQVIEKSGDLSQLVLLGIYTRGVSLANLIAQQIESLEGIKVPVGAVDVTFYRDDLDRIKTRTPAKTKIPFDLTGKTVVLVDDVIYKGRTIRAALNAVTEYGRPQVIRLLVLVDRGHRELPIHPDFTGKKLPTAKEEQVKVYLQDTDGRDAVELIRE
- a CDS encoding competence/damage-inducible protein A, with protein sequence MSAEIICVGTELLLGDILNSNSQFLAKELARLGIPHYYQTVVGDNPSRLKQVIEIASNRASILIFTGGLGPTPDDLTTETIADFFNTPLVERPEIIEDMSRKFAARGRTMTDNNRKQALLPQGADILPNPLGTAPGLLWQPRPNLTLMTFPGVPSEMKRMWQETAIPYLKNQGWGKEIIFSRMLRFRGIGESALAAKVSQFFDLTNPTVAPYASLGEVRLRVSAKTRSEQEAIALIDPVAQELQKIAGLDYYGSDDETLASVVGSVLRQKGETVSVAESCTAGGLGSVLTSVAGSSDYFRGGIIAYDNSVKVDLLGVNSADLEQYGAVSDIVAQQMALGVKQRLGTDWGVSITGVAGPGGGTDTKPVGLVYVGLADSQGKVESFECRFGTERDREMVRSLSAYTALDHLRRKLLVR